One Nesterenkonia populi DNA window includes the following coding sequences:
- a CDS encoding quinone oxidoreductase family protein, with translation MSEPTVYPEDLPDYATVVRAREAGGPEVFEVADVTAPEPGPGQLLVRTASAGVNFIETYQRSGVYPVEYPFTPGAEGAGEILAAGDDVETFHIGQRVTTCEAATGTYASHFLVDAEKAVAVPDEISDEQAAALPLQGITAHYLISSTYRVSPGETVLTHAGAGGVGQILTQLLKARGARVITTTSTPEKAKIAEDAGADHVIPYEDFPAKVRQITNSEGVSAVYDGVGKDTFEGSLESLAVRGVLVLFGGASGQVPPYDLQDLNRRGGLYVTRPAIHWYLQNAEERTWRYTELFHHLSEGTLSLSIGETYPLAEAGQAHEDLESRRTTGKLLLKP, from the coding sequence ATGAGCGAGCCGACCGTCTATCCCGAGGACCTCCCCGACTACGCCACTGTGGTCCGGGCCCGTGAGGCCGGAGGCCCCGAAGTCTTCGAGGTCGCCGATGTCACCGCACCGGAGCCGGGTCCGGGCCAGCTGCTGGTCCGGACCGCCTCCGCCGGGGTCAACTTCATCGAGACCTACCAGCGCAGCGGCGTCTACCCCGTCGAATACCCCTTTACCCCTGGCGCTGAAGGCGCAGGAGAGATCCTGGCTGCCGGCGATGACGTGGAGACCTTTCACATCGGCCAGCGGGTCACCACCTGCGAGGCCGCCACCGGCACCTACGCCTCCCACTTCCTGGTCGACGCCGAGAAGGCCGTGGCGGTCCCGGATGAGATCTCCGATGAGCAGGCGGCAGCATTGCCGCTGCAGGGCATCACCGCCCATTACCTGATCAGCTCCACCTACCGCGTGTCCCCCGGTGAGACTGTCCTCACCCATGCCGGGGCCGGCGGGGTCGGGCAGATCCTCACCCAGCTGCTCAAGGCCCGAGGCGCTCGGGTCATCACCACCACCTCCACCCCGGAGAAGGCCAAGATCGCTGAGGACGCCGGCGCTGACCATGTCATCCCCTACGAGGACTTCCCGGCGAAGGTCCGCCAGATCACCAACAGCGAGGGCGTCTCTGCGGTCTACGACGGAGTGGGCAAGGACACCTTCGAGGGCTCACTGGAATCCTTGGCGGTGCGCGGAGTGCTCGTGCTCTTCGGCGGGGCATCCGGGCAGGTGCCTCCCTACGATCTGCAGGACCTCAACAGGCGAGGCGGGCTCTACGTCACCCGGCCAGCAATCCACTGGTACCTGCAGAACGCGGAGGAGCGCACCTGGCGCTACACCGAACTGTTCCACCACCTCAGCGAAGGAACCCTGTCCCTGAGCATCGGGGAGACCTACCCGCTGGCAGAAGCCGGCCAGGCCCATGAGGACCTCGAGAGCCGCCGCACCACCGGCAAGCTGCTGCTGAAGCCCTGA
- the argC gene encoding N-acetyl-gamma-glutamyl-phosphate reductase: protein MLKAAVSGASGYAGGEVLRLLAGHPEVEVTTVTAHSNAGERLGALQPHLLTLADKILTETTAENLAGHDVVFLALPHGASGEIAAQLGEDTVVIDAAADHRLESPEAWQKFYGSEHQGTWPYGLPELPGQRPKLLGARRIAVPGCYPTTALLGMAPAFAENLVEPRDVVVVAATGASGAGKSMKPHLLGSEVMGGMSPYGVGGGHRHTPELEQGLSWVAGEEVQVSFTPTLAPMSRGILATSTAKVRPGATEQSLREAYRSHYDEEPFVHLLPEGQWPATKQVVGSNHVTIQVALDEHAGRAIICSASDNLAKGTAGGAVQSMNLALGLEETLGLNLLGVAP from the coding sequence ATGCTCAAAGCTGCTGTCTCCGGAGCCTCCGGCTACGCCGGCGGTGAGGTTCTGCGCCTGCTCGCCGGCCACCCCGAGGTCGAGGTCACCACCGTCACCGCCCACTCCAATGCGGGGGAGCGGCTCGGCGCCCTCCAGCCGCACCTGCTGACCCTGGCTGACAAGATCCTCACCGAGACCACTGCCGAGAACCTGGCTGGGCACGATGTCGTGTTCCTGGCACTGCCGCACGGCGCCTCCGGTGAGATCGCCGCGCAGCTGGGAGAGGACACTGTGGTGATCGACGCCGCCGCCGACCACCGGCTCGAGTCCCCTGAGGCCTGGCAGAAGTTCTACGGCTCCGAGCACCAGGGCACCTGGCCCTATGGGCTGCCCGAGCTTCCCGGCCAGCGCCCCAAGCTGCTGGGCGCCCGGCGGATCGCCGTCCCCGGCTGCTACCCGACCACCGCGCTGCTCGGCATGGCCCCCGCATTCGCCGAGAACCTGGTGGAGCCGCGCGACGTCGTCGTCGTCGCCGCCACAGGTGCCTCCGGGGCCGGCAAATCGATGAAGCCGCACCTGCTGGGCTCCGAGGTGATGGGTGGGATGAGCCCCTACGGCGTGGGAGGGGGCCACCGCCACACCCCCGAGCTGGAGCAGGGCCTCAGCTGGGTGGCCGGCGAGGAGGTCCAGGTCTCCTTCACCCCCACCCTGGCGCCGATGTCCCGCGGCATCCTGGCGACCTCCACCGCTAAGGTCCGGCCCGGAGCCACGGAGCAGTCACTCCGCGAGGCCTACCGCTCCCACTACGACGAGGAGCCCTTCGTCCACCTGCTGCCCGAGGGGCAGTGGCCGGCCACCAAACAGGTGGTGGGCTCCAACCACGTCACGATCCAGGTCGCCCTGGATGAGCATGCCGGCCGGGCGATCATCTGCTCCGCCTCGGACAACCTCGCCAAAGGCACCGCCGGCGGTGCCGTCCAATCCATGAACCTCGCCCTGGGCCTCGAGGAGACCCTCGGCCTGAACCTGCTGGGAGTCGCCCCGTGA
- the argJ gene encoding bifunctional glutamate N-acetyltransferase/amino-acid acetyltransferase ArgJ gives MSTENAAGITAPAGFLAAGAVAGLKSEGRDVALVVNTGPDKHAAAVFTTNRVAAAPVLWSRQVIADGRADAVILNSGGANACTGAPGFADTHTTAETVAEKLTAGGHDVSAGDVLVCSTGLIGVRLNMPALLGGVDRTASALSGDVEAGAAAADAIRTTDTVSKTEVRAGNGFTIGGMAKGAGMLAPGMATMLSVITTDAVISQEHLDAALREAVRVSFNRADSDGCMSTNDTVIAMASGAHPEADPSGADLSEFQAALTEVCQSLAAQLIADAEGAHHEIAIRTANAVDEEQAETAGRAVARSNLFKTAIFGQDPNWGRVLSAVGTTDVEFDPSAIDVAVNGIWVCRAGGIGEDRALVDLTGRKVDVTIDLKAGAAEATILTNDLTHDYVHENSAYSS, from the coding sequence GTGAGCACAGAGAACGCCGCCGGAATCACCGCACCCGCCGGATTCCTCGCCGCAGGAGCGGTCGCGGGGCTGAAGTCTGAGGGCCGCGACGTCGCACTGGTGGTCAATACCGGCCCGGACAAGCACGCAGCCGCCGTCTTCACCACCAACCGGGTGGCCGCAGCGCCGGTGCTGTGGTCACGCCAGGTCATCGCAGACGGCCGCGCAGACGCCGTGATTCTCAACTCCGGCGGGGCGAATGCCTGCACCGGGGCGCCCGGCTTCGCGGACACCCACACCACCGCGGAGACGGTGGCGGAGAAGCTGACGGCGGGCGGCCATGATGTCTCCGCCGGGGATGTGCTGGTCTGCTCCACCGGGCTGATCGGCGTCCGTTTGAACATGCCCGCCCTGCTGGGCGGCGTGGACCGGACGGCCAGCGCTCTGTCGGGGGACGTCGAGGCCGGGGCTGCGGCGGCCGACGCCATCCGCACCACCGACACTGTCTCCAAGACCGAGGTCCGCGCCGGGAACGGGTTCACCATCGGCGGGATGGCCAAGGGAGCGGGGATGCTCGCCCCCGGGATGGCCACCATGCTCTCGGTGATCACCACCGACGCCGTGATCAGTCAGGAGCATCTTGATGCCGCCCTGCGGGAGGCGGTGCGGGTCAGCTTCAACCGGGCCGATTCCGACGGCTGCATGTCCACCAACGACACAGTGATTGCGATGGCCTCCGGCGCACACCCTGAGGCCGACCCCTCCGGTGCGGACCTCAGCGAGTTCCAGGCGGCGCTCACCGAGGTCTGCCAGTCCCTGGCCGCCCAGCTCATCGCTGACGCCGAGGGTGCCCACCATGAGATCGCCATCCGCACCGCCAACGCCGTCGATGAGGAGCAGGCCGAGACCGCCGGCCGCGCCGTTGCCCGCTCCAACCTGTTCAAGACCGCCATCTTCGGCCAGGACCCCAACTGGGGGCGGGTGCTCTCCGCGGTCGGCACTACTGACGTTGAGTTCGACCCGAGCGCCATCGACGTCGCCGTCAACGGAATCTGGGTCTGCCGGGCCGGAGGCATCGGGGAGGACCGCGCGCTCGTGGACCTGACCGGCCGGAAGGTGGACGTCACCATCGACCTGAAGGCCGGCGCGGCCGAGGCCACCATCCTCACCAACGACCTCACGCACGACTACGTGCATGAGAACAGTGCCTATTCCTCCTGA
- the argB gene encoding acetylglutamate kinase yields MPENPAESLTVLPRDAGSLASAGDKAAVLVEALPWIQKFAGQTIVIKYGGNAMVDDDLRRAFAQDVVFLKHVGVNPVVVHGGGPQISTMLDLVGIESEFRAGYRVTTPEAMDVVRMVLTGQVGRELIGLINSHGPYAVGLSGEDAALLRAERKKAEVDGEPVDLGLVGEVTGVNPAAIQDLIAAGRIPVISTIAPEFSGGEPTGEVLNVNADTAAGAVAAALEAAKLVMLTDVEGLYADWPDKSSLISSLTASDLRALLPSLQSGMIPKMSAALAAVDAGVPRAHIVDGRRSHSMLLEIVTSEGVGTQVVPDAEVQR; encoded by the coding sequence ATGCCTGAGAATCCCGCAGAATCCCTGACTGTGCTGCCCCGCGACGCCGGCAGCCTCGCCTCCGCCGGGGACAAGGCCGCCGTCCTCGTCGAGGCGCTGCCCTGGATCCAGAAGTTCGCCGGGCAGACCATCGTCATCAAGTACGGCGGCAACGCGATGGTCGACGACGACCTCCGCCGGGCCTTCGCCCAGGATGTCGTCTTCCTCAAGCATGTGGGGGTCAACCCCGTGGTGGTCCATGGCGGAGGCCCTCAGATCAGCACGATGCTCGACCTCGTGGGCATCGAATCCGAGTTCCGCGCCGGCTACCGGGTCACCACCCCGGAGGCGATGGACGTGGTGCGGATGGTGCTCACTGGCCAGGTGGGCCGGGAGCTGATCGGCCTGATCAACTCCCACGGCCCGTACGCGGTGGGGCTCTCCGGAGAGGATGCCGCCCTGCTGCGGGCTGAGCGGAAGAAGGCAGAAGTCGACGGTGAGCCTGTGGATCTCGGCCTGGTCGGGGAGGTCACCGGGGTCAACCCTGCCGCCATCCAGGACCTCATTGCGGCCGGGCGCATCCCGGTCATCTCCACCATTGCCCCGGAATTCTCCGGGGGTGAGCCCACGGGGGAGGTGCTCAACGTCAACGCCGACACCGCGGCCGGGGCGGTCGCCGCCGCGCTGGAGGCCGCCAAGCTGGTGATGCTCACCGATGTGGAGGGCCTCTACGCCGACTGGCCGGACAAGTCTTCGCTGATCTCATCCCTGACCGCCTCGGACCTGCGGGCCCTGCTGCCGAGCCTGCAGTCGGGAATGATCCCCAAGATGAGCGCCGCGCTGGCTGCCGTCGACGCCGGTGTGCCGCGGGCACACATTGTGGACGGCCGTCGTTCCCATTCGATGCTGCTGGAGATCGTCACCTCAGAGGGTGTCGGCACCCAGGTCGTTCCGGATGCAGAGGTGCAGAGATGA
- a CDS encoding acetylornithine transaminase, whose amino-acid sequence MSAEDLIPQLTSQTVAGASRGDQLLERYQASLTGVFGTPQAVLVRGSGARVWDADGNEYLDLLGGIAVNALGHAHPLISSVLASQQSTLGHISNLFTSPTQIACAEMLLRLAQAPARSSVFFANSGSEANEAALKAVLKHRQEASKSRILALEGAFHGRTVGALSLTHKPAYREPFGELIEGVEFLPFNDLAALEHRFDDDVAGIVLEPIQGEAGVQPLDADYLLRARELADQHDALMVLDEVQTGIGRTGTWFRHQAVPGLTPDLMTLAKGLGSGFPVGALISFGEKASTLMGAGQHGTTFGGNPAATAAALATLHVIESEGLLEHADGLGAQIAEKLRALPQVTQVRQYGLHLGVDLALPSSASARDLVTLAREQHALIINATGDGTLRLAPPLNLTQEEADEAVTRLSAALTSLTSSSS is encoded by the coding sequence ATGAGCGCAGAGGACCTGATCCCCCAGCTGACCTCCCAGACGGTGGCCGGAGCGTCACGCGGCGACCAGCTGCTGGAGCGCTACCAGGCGTCCCTCACAGGCGTCTTCGGGACTCCGCAGGCGGTGCTCGTGCGCGGTTCCGGGGCTCGCGTCTGGGATGCTGACGGCAACGAGTACCTGGATCTGCTCGGCGGCATCGCGGTCAACGCGCTGGGCCATGCCCACCCGCTGATCAGCAGTGTGCTCGCCTCCCAGCAGTCCACGCTGGGGCATATCTCCAACCTGTTCACCTCGCCCACCCAGATCGCCTGCGCGGAGATGCTGCTGCGGCTGGCTCAGGCTCCTGCACGCTCCAGCGTGTTCTTCGCGAACTCCGGCTCGGAGGCTAACGAAGCTGCGCTGAAGGCTGTGCTGAAGCACCGGCAGGAGGCCAGCAAGTCCAGGATTCTTGCGTTGGAGGGAGCATTCCACGGCCGTACGGTCGGCGCACTCTCCCTGACTCATAAGCCGGCTTACCGGGAGCCCTTCGGTGAGCTGATCGAGGGAGTCGAGTTCCTGCCCTTCAATGATCTCGCCGCCCTGGAGCACAGGTTCGACGACGACGTCGCGGGCATCGTCCTCGAGCCCATCCAGGGGGAGGCCGGGGTGCAGCCCCTTGACGCTGACTACCTTCTGCGGGCTCGCGAGCTGGCCGACCAGCACGATGCGCTCATGGTCCTGGACGAGGTCCAGACCGGCATCGGCCGGACCGGCACCTGGTTCCGGCACCAAGCAGTGCCTGGTCTGACTCCTGATCTGATGACCCTTGCTAAGGGCCTCGGCTCCGGCTTCCCGGTCGGAGCGCTGATCAGCTTCGGCGAGAAGGCCAGCACTCTGATGGGAGCGGGCCAGCACGGCACCACTTTCGGCGGTAATCCTGCAGCCACTGCTGCAGCCCTTGCCACCCTGCATGTCATCGAGAGCGAAGGCCTCCTCGAGCATGCGGACGGGCTCGGAGCCCAGATCGCTGAGAAGCTGCGCGCCCTGCCGCAGGTCACCCAGGTGCGCCAGTACGGACTGCACCTCGGTGTGGACCTCGCCCTGCCGTCGTCGGCCTCCGCGAGAGACCTTGTGACCCTCGCCCGGGAGCAGCACGCACTGATCATCAACGCCACCGGGGACGGCACTCTGCGGCTGGCGCCGCCGCTGAACCTGACCCAGGAGGAGGCCGACGAGGCCGTGACCCGGCTCAGCGCCGCCCTCACCAGTCTGACGTCTTCCTCGTCCTGA
- the argF gene encoding ornithine carbamoyltransferase gives MTTRHFLTDLDLSPEELTRVLNLADWMKANPYAIKPLAGPQTAAVFFDKTSTRTRISFASGIAALGGSPLIINPGESQLGHKESIADTARVLERQVSLIVWRTYAQTGLEEMAEHSRAPVINALSDDYHPCQLLADLQAAREKLGSLAGRSLAYLGDAANNMANSYLLAGVNAGMDVRIAGPGGYLPSQDIILAAEERAAQTGAKVTITTDPGAALQGAEVVATDTWVSMGQEEEKEQRMRLFGDYQVSAEAMGKAAEGAVVLHCLPAYRGAEITAEVLDGEQSIIWDEAENRLHAQKALMAWLLVESRLADGETARLVREAEAGAA, from the coding sequence ATGACCACCCGCCACTTTCTGACTGACCTGGACCTCAGCCCTGAGGAGCTCACCCGAGTCCTCAACCTCGCCGATTGGATGAAGGCGAATCCCTACGCGATCAAGCCGCTGGCCGGCCCGCAGACCGCGGCGGTGTTCTTCGACAAGACCTCAACCCGGACCCGCATCAGCTTCGCCTCCGGCATCGCTGCCCTGGGCGGCAGTCCGCTGATCATCAACCCTGGGGAGTCTCAGCTCGGTCACAAGGAGTCGATCGCGGACACAGCGCGGGTGCTGGAGCGGCAGGTCAGTCTGATCGTCTGGCGGACCTACGCGCAGACGGGCCTTGAGGAGATGGCCGAGCACAGCAGAGCCCCGGTCATCAACGCCCTCTCCGATGACTACCACCCCTGCCAGCTGCTCGCGGACCTGCAGGCCGCGCGGGAGAAGCTCGGCAGCCTCGCCGGCAGATCTCTGGCCTATCTGGGCGATGCCGCCAACAATATGGCCAACTCCTACCTGCTGGCCGGGGTCAACGCCGGAATGGACGTACGGATCGCCGGGCCCGGCGGCTACCTGCCCTCCCAGGACATCATCCTGGCCGCTGAGGAGCGGGCCGCCCAGACCGGAGCCAAGGTCACCATCACCACAGACCCGGGCGCTGCTCTGCAGGGCGCCGAGGTCGTCGCCACCGACACCTGGGTGTCCATGGGGCAGGAGGAGGAGAAGGAGCAGCGCATGCGGCTCTTCGGCGACTACCAGGTCAGCGCGGAGGCGATGGGCAAAGCCGCAGAAGGCGCCGTCGTGCTCCACTGCCTGCCCGCCTACCGGGGTGCGGAGATCACCGCGGAGGTGCTCGACGGTGAGCAGTCGATCATCTGGGACGAGGCGGAGAACAGGCTCCACGCCCAGAAGGCGCTGATGGCCTGGCTGCTCGTCGAGTCCAGGCTGGCCGACGGCGAGACGGCGCGCCTGGTGCGTGAGGCGGAGGCTGGGGCGGCATGA
- a CDS encoding arginine repressor → MTQEPARSRSVPATKAARHAKIRDLITRGTIRSQADLAGRLVDEGVRVTQGTLSRDLVEIGAARVRGGDGALVYAVPAEGPAGELQSDQTEAATTARLASLCRDLLVSAEASANLVVLRTPPGAAQFLASAVDHAGLNEVLGTIAGDDTIMLIARDPQGGEALVARFNEMVA, encoded by the coding sequence ATGACGCAGGAGCCTGCCCGATCCCGCAGCGTCCCGGCCACCAAAGCTGCCCGCCACGCGAAGATCCGTGACCTGATCACCCGCGGCACGATCCGCTCGCAGGCCGACCTGGCCGGCCGGCTCGTGGACGAGGGGGTCCGGGTCACCCAGGGCACGCTCTCTCGGGACTTGGTGGAGATCGGTGCCGCTCGTGTCCGCGGCGGCGACGGCGCGCTCGTCTACGCGGTGCCCGCGGAGGGCCCCGCCGGCGAGCTGCAGTCCGACCAGACGGAGGCTGCCACCACCGCTCGTCTGGCCTCCCTGTGCCGGGATCTGCTGGTCTCCGCGGAGGCCAGCGCCAACCTGGTGGTCCTACGCACCCCGCCGGGGGCTGCTCAGTTCCTCGCCAGCGCGGTGGACCACGCCGGTTTGAATGAGGTGCTGGGCACGATCGCCGGCGACGACACCATCATGCTCATCGCTCGCGACCCCCAGGGCGGGGAGGCTCTGGTCGCCCGGTTCAACGAGATGGTGGCCTGA
- the tenA gene encoding thiaminase II, with product MSTLFDRLKSAASEEWVSYTDHAFIQQMEAGTLPPAAFREYLIQDYHFLVHFARAYALIGYKARSLEDLRYAQEGIGNILHETSQHVKRLGELYGLTPEDIEDTPEDPANIAYTRFVLDAGATGDLLDLHVALSPCVIGYAEIGQRLKPAVDGDPEHPYAEWISEYSSDWYQETARSAVEHIDALAARGGSDARFGEIVKTFTTATRAEAAFWQMGLDRAENA from the coding sequence ATGAGCACCCTGTTCGACCGCCTGAAGTCCGCCGCCTCGGAGGAGTGGGTTTCCTACACCGATCACGCCTTCATCCAGCAGATGGAGGCCGGCACTCTGCCCCCCGCCGCATTCCGGGAGTACCTGATCCAGGACTACCACTTCCTGGTGCACTTCGCCCGGGCCTACGCACTCATCGGCTACAAGGCTCGATCTTTGGAGGACCTGCGCTACGCCCAGGAAGGCATCGGCAATATCCTCCACGAGACCAGTCAACATGTGAAGCGCCTCGGTGAGCTCTACGGGCTGACCCCGGAGGACATCGAGGACACACCGGAGGACCCAGCAAACATCGCCTACACCCGGTTCGTCCTCGACGCCGGCGCCACGGGCGATCTCCTCGACCTGCACGTGGCCCTCTCCCCCTGCGTCATCGGATACGCAGAGATCGGCCAGCGCCTGAAGCCTGCCGTGGACGGGGATCCGGAACACCCCTACGCCGAATGGATCAGCGAGTACTCCTCCGACTGGTATCAGGAGACCGCGCGGTCAGCTGTTGAGCACATCGACGCACTGGCCGCCCGCGGAGGCAGCGACGCGCGCTTCGGAGAGATCGTGAAGACCTTCACCACCGCCACTCGTGCCGAGGCCGCGTTCTGGCAGATGGGCCTGGACCGGGCCGAGAACGCCTGA